A stretch of the Psychroserpens sp. Hel_I_66 genome encodes the following:
- a CDS encoding FAD:protein FMN transferase: MYRVFYFTIIFLCVASCKKEARSTTQDLINTKLSGPVFGTSYSVIYASEMDYTKQFDSLFEVINQSMSTYIPDSEISKLNRNEPHQLDIHFQNVFLASKKIYDQTNGAFDPTIGNVVNAWSFGADKKKFLTDSTTIDSLMRFVGFDKVKPINHRYGFKINKPQNTYLEFNAIAKGYGVDVIGEFLERKNIQDYLVEIGGEIRARGVNKDKNSPWRVGLDEPRFDGEQSVYKAIVLKDESMATSGTYRKFKIDDNGNRYAHIIDTKTGYPSKTNILSISVIAEDCMTADAYATAFQTMGIETVTQFLKSHPELKVFIIFENDNNEFETLNLNNFPE; this comes from the coding sequence ATGTATAGAGTTTTTTATTTTACCATCATTTTTCTATGCGTTGCTTCTTGTAAAAAGGAAGCAAGATCTACAACTCAAGACTTAATAAATACAAAACTTTCCGGACCAGTATTTGGTACCAGTTATTCTGTAATTTATGCTTCGGAAATGGACTACACCAAGCAATTTGATAGTTTATTTGAAGTCATCAATCAATCAATGTCAACTTACATTCCAGATTCTGAAATTTCAAAATTAAACCGCAACGAACCACATCAATTAGATATCCATTTTCAAAATGTGTTTTTAGCTTCAAAAAAGATTTATGATCAAACCAATGGTGCATTTGATCCCACTATTGGCAACGTCGTGAACGCTTGGAGTTTTGGTGCAGACAAAAAGAAATTTTTAACCGATAGCACCACGATTGATAGTTTAATGCGTTTTGTAGGTTTTGACAAGGTTAAGCCAATTAACCATAGATATGGTTTTAAAATAAACAAACCTCAAAATACTTATTTAGAATTTAATGCCATCGCAAAAGGCTACGGAGTTGATGTGATTGGAGAGTTTTTAGAGCGTAAAAACATTCAAGATTATCTAGTTGAAATTGGAGGAGAGATTAGGGCTAGAGGTGTGAATAAAGACAAGAATTCACCATGGCGAGTAGGGTTGGACGAGCCTCGATTTGACGGTGAACAATCGGTTTACAAAGCGATTGTTTTAAAAGATGAATCTATGGCGACTTCTGGCACTTACCGAAAATTTAAAATTGATGACAACGGTAATCGTTATGCACATATTATCGATACAAAAACCGGGTATCCGTCAAAAACGAATATTCTTAGTATCTCTGTAATTGCAGAGGATTGTATGACTGCAGATGCCTATGCAACTGCATTTCAAACCATGGGAATAGAAACTGTTACCCAGTTTCTAAAATCTCATCCAGAGTTAAAAGTGTTTATCATTTTTGAAAATGACAACAACGAGTTTGAAACGCTAAACCTGAATAACTTCCCAGAATAA
- a CDS encoding DUF423 domain-containing protein, translating into MTEQIVIATGAFFGILSVVFGAFGAHALKKRLSKDQLHSFEVGVKYQMYHGIVLLVLGFGLNHISLAMYWCFTIGILLFSFSIYGLVLSDAKGNKLKFLGPITPIGGMLLVIGWALLFINFI; encoded by the coding sequence ATGACTGAACAAATCGTAATTGCAACAGGTGCTTTTTTTGGAATTTTATCAGTAGTTTTTGGAGCTTTTGGCGCTCATGCTCTAAAGAAAAGATTGTCTAAGGATCAACTACATAGTTTTGAAGTTGGTGTCAAATACCAAATGTATCATGGCATCGTTTTGTTAGTTTTGGGTTTTGGCTTAAATCACATCTCCTTAGCGATGTACTGGTGTTTTACGATAGGAATTTTACTCTTCTCTTTTAGCATTTACGGTTTGGTTTTGTCTGACGCTAAAGGAAATAAACTCAAATTTTTAGGACCAATAACGCCAATAGGTGGTATGCTTTTAGTTATTGGGTGGGCACTGCTGTTTATCAATTTCATTTAA
- a CDS encoding class I SAM-dependent methyltransferase: protein MKKLFKFILNTIPRPILIRLSYIARPVLAFFLKGNKFTDPIDGKSFKSFLPYGYGNQRNNVLSPSTLSLERHRLLWLYLKNETNFFSSESSSENSDDKKKVLHFAPEQCFLKRFKKLKNIDYTTTDLLSPIADVKADICNLPFKDNSYDIILCNHVLEHIPDDTKAMQELYRVMKPGGYGVFQIPQELSRAVTFQDNSITDQKERARIFGQYDHVRVYGRDYFDKLRSIGFKVDEVDYTAKLSEEEIETYCLAKGEIIPVVYK from the coding sequence TTGAAAAAACTTTTCAAGTTTATATTAAACACCATTCCCAGACCTATTTTAATTAGGCTCAGCTACATTGCTCGCCCAGTTTTAGCATTCTTTTTAAAAGGCAATAAATTTACAGATCCTATTGACGGAAAAAGCTTTAAGTCCTTTTTGCCTTATGGCTACGGAAACCAGCGTAACAACGTACTCTCACCTTCTACACTAAGTTTAGAACGCCATAGATTGCTGTGGTTATATTTAAAAAATGAAACCAATTTTTTTTCTTCGGAAAGTTCTTCGGAAAATTCAGATGATAAAAAAAAAGTACTCCATTTTGCTCCCGAACAGTGCTTTTTAAAACGTTTTAAAAAACTAAAAAATATAGACTACACCACAACAGACCTACTATCTCCAATTGCAGATGTCAAAGCAGATATATGCAATTTACCTTTTAAGGATAATAGTTACGATATTATTTTATGTAATCATGTTTTAGAGCACATTCCAGACGATACCAAAGCGATGCAAGAATTATATCGGGTTATGAAACCTGGCGGATATGGTGTGTTTCAAATTCCGCAGGAATTATCTAGAGCGGTTACTTTTCAGGATAATTCCATTACAGACCAAAAGGAACGTGCACGAATCTTTGGACAATATGATCATGTTCGGGTTTATGGTCGGGATTATTTTGATAAGCTTCGTAGCATTGGTTTTAAAGTTGATGAAGTAGATTACACTGCTAAACTTTCCGAAGAGGAAATAGAAACATACTGCTTGGCTAAAGGGGAAATTATACCGGTAGTTTATAAATAG
- a CDS encoding DUF3050 domain-containing protein: MNIQQIENELVSLRAQLKNHKLYSEMSSLDDIKIFMEQHVFAVWDFMSLLKSLQNKLTCTTTPWLPSSKPKTARFINEIVMGEETDLNELGEPKSHFEMYLDAMSQIGANTDHIENFIKSVENKNSINTALQTNQLAVETQNFVTFTFDIIDTDQSHKIASAFTFGREDVIPDMFFEILNQSQISNASYSKLLYYLNRHIELDGDEHGPLSLKMIEELCGTDQQKWQDVLSVAKSSLQHRIALWDGITKLIGSQKTTITH, encoded by the coding sequence ATGAATATTCAGCAAATAGAAAACGAACTAGTTTCATTACGAGCACAATTAAAAAACCATAAACTTTATAGTGAGATGTCATCTTTAGATGACATCAAGATTTTTATGGAGCAACACGTTTTTGCTGTTTGGGACTTCATGTCCTTGTTAAAGTCATTGCAAAATAAGCTCACATGCACAACAACCCCTTGGCTGCCATCAAGCAAACCAAAAACAGCCCGTTTTATTAATGAGATCGTGATGGGTGAAGAAACTGATCTCAATGAGTTAGGAGAGCCTAAAAGCCATTTTGAGATGTATTTGGACGCGATGTCACAAATTGGAGCAAATACAGATCATATTGAGAATTTTATCAAGTCAGTTGAAAATAAAAACTCTATTAATACAGCTTTACAAACAAATCAATTAGCTGTAGAAACCCAAAATTTTGTAACATTTACTTTTGATATTATAGACACAGATCAATCCCATAAAATTGCGTCTGCTTTCACTTTTGGTCGTGAAGATGTCATTCCAGATATGTTTTTTGAAATATTAAACCAATCTCAAATTTCTAATGCATCTTACAGTAAATTATTATATTATCTCAACCGTCATATCGAATTAGATGGAGATGAACATGGCCCTCTATCATTAAAAATGATAGAAGAACTCTGCGGAACAGACCAACAAAAATGGCAAGATGTTTTATCTGTTGCAAAATCATCATTACAGCACAGGATAGCTCTTTGGGATGGTATAACTAAACTTATAGGCTCTCAAAAAACTACAATTACGCACTAA